In Streptomyces sp. NBC_00878, a single window of DNA contains:
- a CDS encoding DJ-1/PfpI family protein, with the protein MRRRSLLQSSAAAVGALSTTPLAAGAAHAVAHAAAPGRARGDSGEALRVHIVTFDGVEELDVFGPFEVFSLAARAHPVTVKLVTGGEAAEVTYSFGTKVAAEAWAPHDADLVVVPGGGFSRRDGPGVWAEIGKGELPSALRAAHEAGVTILGICTGVIVLSAAGLTTGRTCTTHHLARSYLSQQGARVVDQRVVDDGDLVTAGGVSSGIDGALWLVERELGSAAATHAESILEFERRGTVLRTPATSP; encoded by the coding sequence GTGAGAAGAAGAAGTCTGTTGCAGTCCTCGGCGGCGGCGGTCGGTGCCCTCTCGACGACCCCGCTCGCAGCCGGTGCAGCCCACGCGGTAGCCCACGCGGCAGCCCCCGGGCGCGCTCGCGGCGACAGCGGTGAAGCACTGCGCGTCCACATCGTCACCTTCGACGGAGTGGAAGAGCTGGATGTCTTCGGCCCGTTCGAGGTCTTCTCCCTGGCCGCCCGGGCCCATCCGGTGACGGTGAAGCTGGTGACCGGCGGGGAGGCGGCCGAGGTGACCTACAGCTTCGGCACGAAGGTGGCAGCAGAGGCCTGGGCCCCGCACGACGCCGATCTGGTCGTCGTACCCGGCGGTGGCTTCAGCCGGCGCGACGGCCCCGGCGTCTGGGCGGAGATCGGCAAAGGAGAGCTGCCGTCCGCGCTGCGCGCGGCGCATGAAGCCGGAGTGACGATCCTCGGCATCTGCACGGGAGTGATCGTGCTGTCCGCCGCCGGTCTGACTACGGGCCGTACATGCACCACGCACCACCTGGCCAGGAGCTACCTCAGCCAGCAGGGAGCCCGGGTCGTGGATCAGAGAGTTGTCGACGACGGTGACCTGGTGACAGCCGGAGGAGTCTCCTCCGGCATCGACGGCGCCCTGTGGCTGGTGGAACGCGAGTTGGGAAGCGCTGCCGCCACTCACGCGGAGTCGATCCTGGAGTTCGAGCGCCGAGGAACGGTGCTCCGGACGCCGGCCACCTCCCCGTGA
- a CDS encoding AAA domain-containing protein → MTDNDRFAMLVGVSTYDSDAYQDLPPVRADLHYMRAVLQNTEIGMYNDCAMVSEPTRAEMLHAVETFLNARQPSETALLYFSGHGEFCEDDNQLYFLTRDADPDDLPGTAVPAEFLERMLQSCRASSKLVLLDCCSSGSVVQGWTAKGPAEEPARPAPSTLLRPTGVYFITASDALQSASAMAPPGSSLGTSRFTGEIVEGLRNGRIKGGGWITPDDLFDYLTTQMVRDGVPEEQRPTKSTFRATRSLPFARSVARPVHIPALPRDAAEIAQRSPALLKARELAALDARDGVDRQRLLRYYAHCLTAQAAAGMRPDRDSGRDEKYFLLSQGEETIQSGRGSTFPAPGKLPKPQGRPAGAGGGDSGARQEYWYGYPAITLPVRDGGGRGRRTAVELAPLLIQQMELAPDEEGRDVLRPSGVPSLHTGVVSELLDAGDAADLVARWQPAWQEGNDAQMLRAVRELLEELGLPELEPLDPSALSERTVMQALRPGAHNAAVLLVPSGVEAKATEALVSNLLEMSTRTGQIPGTALDALLSGGEGGARAASAAVVAPGPCNESQELVISSAMSRPLTVATGPPGTGKSEVVTAVVTTCVAAGQSVLIASTNNEAVNVVAERCDDIAPGLLMRTGNAEALEREAAKLERLLGEPAQAPRRGSATVGGELRTTRGTADGLRAEAARHVGEEGRLLELLRDREERATALELPLPLLEGVWSAADEDGVAVLGRWEDRARKVAGAPWWLLGPWRRGRALASLVSAVADPSEADPSEEDRPSWPAWATGRPVPAELLESLADAVAVEREVRKLVPRHLAWDEDGLRQSRLAAAGALSELSAELSRAVSTEALTRARGLMGQRLQALRGRSGYQRSQKNLMAHIKGWAISTHSVRQLELTPKLFDLVVIDEASQCSIPSVLPLLFRARRALIIGDPMQLGHIPGVSPQQEQQARVRAGLSAAQLEDHRLTYHVYSSYHAAEQHGDFALLLDEHYRCHPRIADVVNGYCYAGQLRVLTDVRRQIPALDPVAAADPAPVLGWVDVPHGESARGGEGRSWRNAAEAEAVRRVVDELLARLPQDATVGVVTPFRAQKETLARVWRDDDRVRVGTVHAFQGGQRDVMVLSPVATHNTPPRTTHWVAGQVNLWNVAVTRAKSQLITVGGHAFWQGQSGLPTLLAGRSVLLGADAREDGGQVGTATPVTGFREELADRLQQYLAERGIADLERAAMVGGHPVDLLFTEAGQNTAVLIDPGPPPAADPARHLRLTHARGDLLTGLPSGGYGAKACPVGRTVRVPAWRILAGEEVLAPLFD, encoded by the coding sequence ATGACCGACAACGACCGGTTCGCCATGCTCGTCGGCGTGTCCACGTACGACAGCGACGCGTACCAGGATCTGCCGCCGGTGCGCGCCGATCTGCACTACATGCGGGCGGTGCTGCAGAACACCGAGATCGGTATGTACAACGACTGCGCGATGGTCTCCGAGCCGACCCGCGCGGAGATGCTGCACGCCGTCGAGACGTTCCTGAACGCGCGGCAGCCCAGCGAGACCGCCCTGCTGTACTTCAGCGGGCACGGGGAGTTCTGCGAGGACGACAACCAGCTGTACTTCCTGACCCGGGACGCCGACCCCGACGATCTGCCGGGTACGGCGGTCCCGGCGGAGTTCCTGGAACGGATGCTCCAGTCGTGCCGTGCCTCCTCGAAGCTGGTGCTGCTTGACTGCTGTTCCAGCGGCTCCGTCGTACAGGGCTGGACCGCGAAGGGGCCTGCGGAGGAACCCGCGCGGCCCGCGCCGAGCACCCTGCTGCGGCCGACCGGCGTGTACTTCATCACCGCCTCCGACGCCCTCCAGTCCGCGTCCGCGATGGCGCCGCCAGGGTCCAGCCTCGGCACGTCCCGGTTCACCGGGGAGATCGTGGAGGGGCTGCGCAACGGGCGGATCAAGGGCGGCGGCTGGATCACGCCGGACGACCTCTTCGACTACCTGACCACGCAGATGGTGCGCGACGGCGTACCGGAGGAGCAGCGCCCCACCAAGTCCACGTTCAGGGCCACGCGGAGCCTGCCCTTCGCCCGGTCGGTGGCGCGCCCGGTGCACATCCCGGCGCTGCCCCGCGACGCGGCCGAGATCGCCCAGCGCTCACCCGCCCTGCTGAAGGCCCGGGAACTGGCCGCGCTGGACGCGCGCGACGGCGTCGACCGGCAGCGGCTGCTGCGGTACTACGCGCACTGCCTCACCGCCCAGGCGGCGGCCGGCATGCGGCCGGACCGGGACAGCGGGCGCGACGAGAAGTACTTCCTGCTGAGCCAGGGCGAGGAGACCATCCAGTCGGGGCGGGGCTCCACCTTCCCCGCCCCCGGGAAGCTGCCGAAACCGCAGGGCAGGCCGGCCGGTGCGGGCGGCGGTGACTCCGGGGCGCGGCAGGAGTACTGGTACGGCTATCCGGCGATCACGCTGCCCGTGCGGGACGGCGGTGGCCGGGGGCGCCGTACGGCGGTGGAGCTGGCGCCGCTGCTCATCCAGCAGATGGAACTCGCGCCGGACGAGGAGGGCCGAGACGTGCTCCGGCCCAGCGGGGTGCCATCCCTGCACACCGGTGTCGTCTCGGAACTGCTGGACGCGGGGGACGCGGCCGACCTCGTCGCGCGCTGGCAGCCGGCCTGGCAGGAGGGCAACGACGCGCAGATGCTGCGCGCGGTAAGGGAGTTGCTGGAGGAGCTGGGGCTGCCGGAGCTGGAGCCGCTGGACCCGTCCGCGCTCAGCGAGCGGACGGTGATGCAGGCGCTGCGGCCCGGCGCGCACAACGCGGCCGTGCTGCTGGTGCCTTCGGGCGTGGAGGCCAAGGCCACCGAGGCCCTGGTGAGCAACCTGCTCGAGATGTCGACGCGGACCGGGCAGATCCCCGGCACCGCCCTGGACGCGCTGCTGAGCGGCGGGGAGGGCGGGGCGCGGGCCGCGTCCGCAGCCGTGGTGGCTCCGGGGCCGTGCAACGAGAGCCAGGAGCTGGTGATCTCGTCGGCGATGTCACGGCCACTGACGGTGGCGACCGGGCCGCCCGGTACAGGCAAGAGCGAGGTCGTCACGGCCGTCGTCACCACCTGTGTCGCCGCCGGACAGTCCGTACTGATCGCCTCCACGAACAACGAGGCCGTGAACGTCGTCGCCGAACGCTGCGACGACATCGCGCCGGGCCTGCTGATGCGCACGGGCAACGCCGAGGCTCTTGAGCGGGAGGCGGCGAAACTGGAGCGGCTGCTCGGTGAGCCCGCTCAGGCCCCGCGGCGCGGATCGGCCACCGTGGGCGGCGAGTTGCGCACCACCCGGGGGACGGCCGACGGGCTGCGGGCGGAGGCGGCCCGCCACGTCGGTGAGGAGGGGCGGCTGCTGGAGCTGCTCCGGGACCGGGAGGAGCGCGCGACGGCGCTGGAGCTGCCGCTGCCGCTCCTGGAAGGCGTCTGGTCGGCTGCGGACGAGGACGGCGTGGCCGTTCTGGGGCGCTGGGAGGACAGGGCGCGGAAGGTGGCCGGGGCTCCCTGGTGGCTGCTCGGTCCGTGGCGCCGAGGGCGGGCGCTCGCGTCACTGGTCTCGGCGGTGGCCGATCCCTCAGAGGCCGATCCCTCAGAGGAGGACCGACCGTCGTGGCCGGCGTGGGCGACCGGGCGGCCGGTGCCGGCCGAGCTGCTGGAGTCGCTGGCGGACGCGGTGGCCGTGGAACGGGAGGTGCGGAAGCTCGTCCCCCGGCACCTGGCATGGGACGAGGACGGGCTGAGGCAGTCGCGGCTTGCGGCGGCGGGCGCGCTGTCCGAACTGTCGGCCGAGCTGTCCCGGGCGGTGTCCACCGAGGCGCTGACGAGGGCGCGCGGGCTCATGGGCCAGCGTCTCCAGGCGCTCCGGGGCCGCTCGGGCTACCAACGGAGCCAGAAGAACCTGATGGCGCACATCAAGGGATGGGCCATCAGCACCCACTCGGTGCGGCAGTTGGAGCTCACCCCGAAGCTGTTCGACCTCGTCGTCATCGACGAGGCGAGCCAGTGCTCCATCCCCTCGGTGCTGCCGCTGCTGTTCCGGGCGCGCCGGGCACTGATCATCGGCGACCCGATGCAGCTGGGGCACATCCCCGGCGTGTCACCGCAGCAGGAGCAGCAGGCGCGGGTCAGGGCCGGGCTGAGCGCGGCGCAGCTGGAGGATCACCGGCTCACGTACCACGTGTACTCCTCGTACCACGCGGCCGAGCAGCACGGCGACTTTGCGCTGCTCCTCGACGAGCACTACCGGTGCCATCCGCGGATCGCCGATGTCGTCAACGGCTACTGCTACGCGGGCCAGTTGCGGGTACTCACCGACGTTCGGCGGCAGATCCCGGCCCTCGACCCGGTGGCTGCGGCCGATCCGGCGCCGGTGCTGGGCTGGGTCGACGTACCGCACGGCGAGTCGGCGCGGGGCGGGGAGGGCCGGTCCTGGCGCAACGCGGCGGAGGCGGAGGCCGTGCGGCGGGTGGTGGACGAACTGCTGGCGCGGCTGCCGCAGGACGCCACGGTGGGGGTGGTCACCCCGTTCCGGGCGCAGAAGGAGACCCTGGCGCGGGTGTGGCGCGACGACGACCGGGTCCGGGTCGGCACGGTGCACGCCTTCCAGGGCGGGCAGCGCGACGTGATGGTGCTGAGCCCGGTGGCCACGCACAACACACCGCCGAGGACCACACACTGGGTCGCCGGCCAGGTCAACCTGTGGAACGTGGCGGTGACTCGGGCGAAGTCGCAGCTGATCACCGTCGGCGGTCACGCGTTCTGGCAGGGGCAGAGCGGTCTGCCGACCCTGCTCGCGGGACGCTCGGTGCTACTGGGGGCGGACGCGCGCGAGGACGGCGGGCAGGTGGGCACGGCCACCCCGGTGACCGGCTTCCGGGAGGAACTCGCCGACCGGCTCCAGCAATACCTCGCCGAGCGCGGGATCGCCGACCTGGAACGGGCGGCGATGGTCGGCGGACACCCGGTGGACCTGCTGTTCACCGAGGCCGGACAGAACACGGCGGTACTGATCGACCCCGGCCCGCCGCCCGCCGCCGACCCGGCCCGGCACCTGCGGCTGACGCACGCGCGGGGCGACCTGCTGACCGGGCTGCCGTCCGGGGGCTACGGGGCGAAGGCGTGCCCGGTGGGCCGGACAGTGCGGGTTCCGGCGTGGCGGATCCTGGCGGGCGAGGAGGTGCTGGCGCCGTTGTTCGACTGA